A stretch of the Haliaeetus albicilla chromosome 17, bHalAlb1.1, whole genome shotgun sequence genome encodes the following:
- the IRAK1BP1 gene encoding interleukin-1 receptor-associated kinase 1-binding protein 1 isoform X2, protein MALPSPPPARVFAELLPAPAPVPAPAPSGREVHVSGSAELSAGPDRARVLLRLGSRKEAAGAARSSVARRLEYIAQSARQRGVPVCIIFSDFGKMQNVCNLLIEKLGTSVTISPPHFYHTPEAVDTLRRQVCVAAVGNTRRKAQEVCRLFGQSLGKPLLIKEEETKEWGGHIDSHLSNSPDSLTLQERIQNATAYASCRVFAVFEIKGKENRRHKLL, encoded by the exons ATGGCGCTGCCCtcgccgcccccggcccgcgTCTTCGCCGAGCTCctcccggccccggcgccggtcccggccccggcgccATCCGGGCGGGAGGTGCATGTAAGCGGCAGCGCGGAGCTGAGCGCCGGCCCGGACCGGGCGCGGGTGTTGCTGCGGTTGGGTAGCCGAAAGGAGGCGGCCGGGGCGGCGCGGAGCAGCGTGGCCCGCCGGCTGGAGTACATCGCCCAGAGCGCCCGTCAGCGCGGCGTCCCG GTCTGTATTATATTCAGCgattttggaaaaatgcagaatgtTTGCAATCTACTCATTGAAAAGTTAGGAACCTCTGTTACCATCAGTCCACCTCATTTCTACCATACACCAGAAGCTGTAGACACCCTTCG CCGTCAAGTATGTGTGGCAGCTGTTGGAAACACACGGCGGAAAGCTCAAGAAGTCTGTCGACTGTTTGGCCAGTCATTGGGAAAACCTTTATtaataaaagaagaagaaacaaaagaatggGGAGGCCACATAGACAGTCATCTATCGAACTCCCCAGATTCACTGACCCTGCAGGAAAGAATCCAGAATGCTACTGCTTATGCTTCTTGTAGAGTGTTTGCTGTGTTTGagataaagggaaaagaaaacagaagacataAGTTGCTCTAG
- the IRAK1BP1 gene encoding interleukin-1 receptor-associated kinase 1-binding protein 1 isoform X3, with amino-acid sequence MLHDKLEDLSLCRKYSDAKHLLKCVDTENKYCFPVQINLEENMTVTEDFSRVENTYQMEAEVCIIFSDFGKMQNVCNLLIEKLGTSVTISPPHFYHTPEAVDTLRRQVCVAAVGNTRRKAQEVCRLFGQSLGKPLLIKEEETKEWGGHIDSHLSNSPDSLTLQERIQNATAYASCRVFAVFEIKGKENRRHKLL; translated from the exons ATGCTACATGATAAACTTGAAGATTTGAGCCTCTGTAGGAAATATTCTGACGCAAAGCATCTTTTGAAATGTGTCgacactgaaaacaaatactgttttcctGTACAAATAAATTTA gaagaaaatatgaCTGTAACAGAGGATTTCAGTAGAGTAGAAAATACTTACCAAATGGAAGCAGAG GTCTGTATTATATTCAGCgattttggaaaaatgcagaatgtTTGCAATCTACTCATTGAAAAGTTAGGAACCTCTGTTACCATCAGTCCACCTCATTTCTACCATACACCAGAAGCTGTAGACACCCTTCG CCGTCAAGTATGTGTGGCAGCTGTTGGAAACACACGGCGGAAAGCTCAAGAAGTCTGTCGACTGTTTGGCCAGTCATTGGGAAAACCTTTATtaataaaagaagaagaaacaaaagaatggGGAGGCCACATAGACAGTCATCTATCGAACTCCCCAGATTCACTGACCCTGCAGGAAAGAATCCAGAATGCTACTGCTTATGCTTCTTGTAGAGTGTTTGCTGTGTTTGagataaagggaaaagaaaacagaagacataAGTTGCTCTAG
- the IRAK1BP1 gene encoding interleukin-1 receptor-associated kinase 1-binding protein 1 isoform X1 codes for MALPSPPPARVFAELLPAPAPVPAPAPSGREVHVSGSAELSAGPDRARVLLRLGSRKEAAGAARSSVARRLEYIAQSARQRGVPEENMTVTEDFSRVENTYQMEAEVCIIFSDFGKMQNVCNLLIEKLGTSVTISPPHFYHTPEAVDTLRRQVCVAAVGNTRRKAQEVCRLFGQSLGKPLLIKEEETKEWGGHIDSHLSNSPDSLTLQERIQNATAYASCRVFAVFEIKGKENRRHKLL; via the exons ATGGCGCTGCCCtcgccgcccccggcccgcgTCTTCGCCGAGCTCctcccggccccggcgccggtcccggccccggcgccATCCGGGCGGGAGGTGCATGTAAGCGGCAGCGCGGAGCTGAGCGCCGGCCCGGACCGGGCGCGGGTGTTGCTGCGGTTGGGTAGCCGAAAGGAGGCGGCCGGGGCGGCGCGGAGCAGCGTGGCCCGCCGGCTGGAGTACATCGCCCAGAGCGCCCGTCAGCGCGGCGTCCCG gaagaaaatatgaCTGTAACAGAGGATTTCAGTAGAGTAGAAAATACTTACCAAATGGAAGCAGAG GTCTGTATTATATTCAGCgattttggaaaaatgcagaatgtTTGCAATCTACTCATTGAAAAGTTAGGAACCTCTGTTACCATCAGTCCACCTCATTTCTACCATACACCAGAAGCTGTAGACACCCTTCG CCGTCAAGTATGTGTGGCAGCTGTTGGAAACACACGGCGGAAAGCTCAAGAAGTCTGTCGACTGTTTGGCCAGTCATTGGGAAAACCTTTATtaataaaagaagaagaaacaaaagaatggGGAGGCCACATAGACAGTCATCTATCGAACTCCCCAGATTCACTGACCCTGCAGGAAAGAATCCAGAATGCTACTGCTTATGCTTCTTGTAGAGTGTTTGCTGTGTTTGagataaagggaaaagaaaacagaagacataAGTTGCTCTAG